A genomic region of Mesorhizobium sp. NZP2077 contains the following coding sequences:
- a CDS encoding sugar ABC transporter permease translates to MRNRNATAYRFLAPYLLIFSVFWVWPIISSFMISFQATRTVPWRFAPTFNWGRLIGDPAFFNALKNTLLILVIQVPVMIALAMVMAVLLNSPLLKARGLYRFAFFAPVVVGEVAYSAVFRLMFSLDFGIINKLLNSVGLPKVDWFSNVTPAMALIMIAVTWRWAGYNAIILLAGMQSIPEDVYEAATLDRVSKLKQFFYITLPLLKPVIVFCLVLSIIGTMQLFTEPFLITERGGPGGGTETLGLLLYRQGFRSLNFGYASAVAYTMAGLAIAITLIQLWLTREKQ, encoded by the coding sequence ATGCGCAACCGCAACGCCACGGCCTATCGTTTCCTCGCGCCCTATCTGCTGATCTTTTCCGTCTTCTGGGTGTGGCCGATCATCTCCTCGTTCATGATCTCCTTCCAGGCGACACGCACCGTGCCCTGGCGCTTCGCCCCCACCTTCAACTGGGGCCGGCTAATCGGCGATCCGGCCTTCTTCAACGCGCTGAAGAACACGCTGCTCATCCTCGTCATCCAGGTGCCGGTGATGATCGCGTTGGCCATGGTGATGGCGGTGCTTTTGAATTCGCCGCTGCTGAAGGCGAGGGGCCTTTACCGCTTCGCCTTCTTTGCTCCCGTCGTCGTTGGCGAGGTCGCCTATTCGGCGGTGTTCCGGCTGATGTTCAGCCTCGATTTCGGCATCATCAACAAGCTGTTGAACAGCGTCGGGCTGCCCAAGGTCGACTGGTTCTCCAATGTCACCCCGGCCATGGCGCTGATCATGATCGCGGTCACCTGGCGCTGGGCCGGCTACAACGCAATCATCCTGCTGGCCGGCATGCAATCCATCCCCGAGGATGTCTACGAGGCGGCGACGCTCGACCGCGTCAGCAAGCTGAAGCAGTTCTTCTACATCACCTTGCCGCTGTTGAAGCCGGTCATCGTGTTCTGCCTGGTGCTGTCGATCATCGGCACCATGCAGTTGTTCACCGAGCCGTTCCTGATCACCGAACGCGGCGGACCAGGCGGCGGCACCGAGACGCTCGGCCTGCTGCTCTACCGCCAGGGATTCCGGTCGCTCAATTTCGGCTACGCCTCGGCCGTTGCCTACACCATGGCGGGCCTGGCGATCGCCATCACGCTAATCCAGCTGTGGC
- a CDS encoding ABC transporter substrate-binding protein encodes MRITLTCAALALALGSAPAFAQSGEITIWSWNVAASSLKSTVAGFNKLHPDIKVTVQDLGNQPTYDKSIAGCAAGGVGLPDIVTIENGEAENYWSQFPDCFVDLHTLGYSAEDQKKFPDFKRTELEVGDKAYAMPWDSGPVAAFYRRDFYEKAGVDPASIKTWDDFIAAGKKIQAANPGVSMTNADFNGDSEFFRMISNEQGCAYFAEDGQSITVNQPKCVDAMTKVKEMKDAGIVSSADWGTKITNNTAGTVATQIYGGWYEGTIRTESAGENGKWGVYLMPSLTADGPRAANLGGSSLAITSASKNKEAAYEYLKYTLGTNEGQITMLKEFGLVPSLVSALDDPYVSQGLPYWGGQAVWKDILGTLPRVVPSRGTQFQSDAEIIVRAVQTKYLGGGYPDAKAALDDAANQIAAATGLPVKS; translated from the coding sequence ATGCGCATCACACTGACATGCGCCGCGCTCGCGCTTGCCCTGGGCTCAGCCCCGGCCTTTGCGCAGTCCGGCGAAATCACCATCTGGAGCTGGAATGTCGCCGCTTCGTCGCTGAAGTCGACGGTGGCCGGCTTCAACAAGCTGCATCCCGACATCAAAGTAACCGTCCAGGACCTCGGCAACCAGCCGACCTACGACAAGTCGATCGCCGGCTGTGCCGCCGGCGGCGTCGGCCTGCCCGACATCGTCACCATCGAGAATGGCGAGGCCGAGAATTACTGGAGCCAGTTCCCCGACTGCTTCGTCGACCTGCACACGCTAGGCTACAGCGCCGAGGACCAGAAGAAATTCCCCGACTTCAAACGCACCGAACTCGAGGTCGGCGACAAGGCCTATGCCATGCCGTGGGATTCAGGCCCGGTCGCCGCCTTCTATCGCCGCGACTTCTATGAGAAGGCCGGCGTCGATCCGGCATCGATCAAAACCTGGGACGATTTCATCGCCGCCGGCAAGAAGATCCAGGCCGCCAATCCAGGCGTCTCGATGACCAATGCCGATTTCAACGGCGACAGCGAATTCTTCCGCATGATTTCCAACGAGCAGGGCTGCGCCTATTTCGCCGAGGACGGCCAGTCGATCACGGTCAACCAGCCCAAATGCGTCGACGCCATGACCAAGGTCAAGGAGATGAAGGACGCCGGTATCGTCTCGTCTGCCGACTGGGGCACCAAGATCACCAATAACACGGCCGGCACCGTTGCCACCCAAATCTATGGCGGCTGGTATGAAGGCACCATCCGCACAGAATCGGCCGGTGAAAACGGCAAATGGGGCGTCTATCTGATGCCGAGCCTGACTGCCGACGGCCCCCGCGCGGCCAATCTCGGCGGCTCGTCGCTGGCCATCACTTCGGCCTCGAAAAACAAGGAAGCGGCCTACGAGTACCTGAAATACACGCTCGGAACCAATGAAGGCCAGATCACCATGCTCAAGGAGTTCGGTCTCGTCCCCTCGCTGGTCTCGGCGCTTGACGATCCCTACGTGAGCCAAGGCCTGCCCTATTGGGGTGGCCAGGCGGTGTGGAAGGATATTCTGGGCACCTTGCCCAGGGTCGTCCCCAGCCGCGGCACGCAGTTCCAGAGCGATGCCGAAATCATCGTTCGCGCGGTGCAGACCAAATATCTTGGCGGCGGCTATCCCGACGCCAAGGCCGCACTCGACGACGCCGCAAATCAGATTGCCGCGGCGACCGGACTGCCGGTCAAATCATAA
- a CDS encoding helix-turn-helix domain-containing protein yields the protein MPERPFYQPGASSVEGLPLLLQMFHTAPLVMLKPHWHAQVEVNFIVRGSVHYRMNEHEISLSAGEMCFFWGGLPHQMDDLSDDAIYAGAHLPLVHFFRLHLPADIRHRLMTGATLVTSSTDQSDNDNFARWNRYARSGDPAKAEHAVNELLLRLERVRFEPYRLVPETAAGQEAGSPFDPQSSRNVGRMCDFIAENFLYDIDCVNIAAAADIHPKYAMSLFKKSTGMTLNEYVNLLRLSYAQALLMHQDANVLRVAMDSGFGSLSAFNKSFRKLAGMTPSDFRKGLPSAR from the coding sequence ATGCCGGAACGGCCGTTTTACCAACCAGGCGCCAGCAGCGTGGAAGGCCTGCCGCTGCTTCTGCAGATGTTTCACACCGCTCCGCTGGTGATGCTGAAACCGCACTGGCATGCCCAGGTCGAGGTGAATTTCATCGTGCGCGGCAGCGTGCACTATCGCATGAACGAGCACGAGATTTCGCTTTCGGCCGGCGAGATGTGCTTCTTCTGGGGCGGCCTGCCGCACCAGATGGACGATCTCAGCGACGACGCCATCTATGCCGGCGCGCATCTGCCGCTGGTGCATTTCTTTCGGCTGCATCTGCCGGCTGACATCCGCCACCGGCTGATGACCGGCGCGACGCTGGTGACGAGTTCCACCGATCAATCCGACAACGACAATTTCGCCCGCTGGAACCGCTACGCCCGCTCGGGCGATCCGGCCAAGGCCGAGCACGCCGTCAACGAACTTCTGCTGCGGCTGGAGCGGGTGCGGTTCGAGCCCTACCGGCTGGTGCCCGAAACGGCGGCCGGGCAGGAAGCCGGCAGCCCCTTCGACCCGCAATCGTCACGCAATGTCGGGCGCATGTGCGATTTCATCGCCGAGAATTTCCTTTACGACATCGATTGCGTGAACATCGCGGCGGCCGCCGACATCCATCCCAAATACGCTATGAGCCTGTTCAAGAAGTCGACCGGCATGACGCTCAACGAATATGTCAACCTGCTGCGGCTGAGCTACGCGCAGGCGCTGCTGATGCACCAGGACGCCAATGTGCTGCGCGTCGCCATGGACTCCGGCTTCGGCTCGCTCAGCGCCTTCAACAAGTCCTTTCGCAAGCTGGCCGGCATGACGCCGTCTGATTTCCGCAAGGGTCTGCCAAGCGCCAGGTAG
- a CDS encoding integrase arm-type DNA-binding domain-containing protein, which translates to MALSDVKCRNARPASKLVKLSDGGGLQLWVQTTGSRLWRLAYRFGGKQKLLALGSYPLISLAEAREARDTAKRLLLRGIDPAQERKSQKASAEDTFRSIAEDYVDKLKKEGRADRTITKVKWLLDFAYPTFGDKSVREIDPATILAALRSVEVRGRYESARRMRSTIGSVFRYAIATARADVDPTIALRGALVGPTVTPRAAVTDPKALGGLLRAINAFDGQPTTRAALKLMALLFPRPGELRAAGWDEFDFESSVWSIPEGRMKMRRPHRVPLSTQAVSVLTSLREISGGGSLLFPSVRSGSRPISDNTLNAALRRMGYGKEEATAHGFRATASTLLNECGKWHPDAVERQLAHIENNDVRRAYARAEHWEERVRMMQWWADYLDELESKNSLVVSIGGREASLLSIHPREGLVWKPTATVRQTTRRTSNLRKSH; encoded by the coding sequence ATGGCTCTTTCCGACGTAAAATGCCGTAATGCCCGACCCGCTTCCAAGCTCGTGAAATTGTCTGACGGTGGCGGGCTCCAGCTTTGGGTGCAGACTACCGGATCTCGCCTATGGCGCCTCGCCTATCGTTTTGGCGGCAAGCAGAAGCTTCTGGCGTTGGGCAGCTATCCCCTCATCTCCCTCGCTGAGGCACGCGAGGCGCGCGATACCGCCAAACGTCTCCTCCTACGTGGCATCGACCCCGCACAGGAGCGTAAGTCGCAAAAGGCTTCGGCGGAGGACACCTTTCGCTCAATCGCGGAGGACTATGTCGACAAGCTGAAGAAGGAGGGACGTGCCGACCGGACCATCACCAAGGTCAAATGGCTGCTCGACTTTGCCTATCCAACGTTTGGGGACAAAAGCGTTCGGGAGATCGATCCGGCCACAATTCTTGCCGCTCTCCGCAGCGTGGAGGTTCGTGGTCGATACGAGTCGGCCAGGCGAATGCGCTCCACCATCGGCAGCGTGTTTCGATATGCAATCGCAACCGCACGCGCCGATGTAGATCCAACGATCGCCCTGAGGGGCGCACTCGTCGGTCCGACGGTCACGCCCCGTGCCGCGGTTACCGATCCTAAGGCCTTGGGAGGTTTGCTGAGGGCGATTAATGCATTTGACGGACAGCCTACAACCCGAGCCGCTCTGAAGCTGATGGCCCTGCTATTTCCCCGCCCCGGCGAGCTGCGCGCGGCCGGATGGGACGAGTTCGATTTCGAAAGCTCGGTGTGGAGCATCCCTGAAGGACGCATGAAGATGCGACGGCCGCACCGCGTACCTCTTTCCACGCAGGCCGTCAGCGTCCTGACCTCACTTAGAGAAATCTCTGGTGGTGGATCGCTGTTGTTTCCTAGTGTTCGATCGGGTTCGCGTCCGATTTCCGACAACACGCTTAACGCCGCCCTTCGCCGTATGGGCTATGGCAAAGAAGAAGCTACCGCGCACGGCTTTCGAGCAACGGCATCAACTCTGCTAAACGAATGCGGCAAGTGGCACCCGGACGCCGTAGAGCGGCAGCTGGCCCACATTGAGAACAACGACGTTCGGCGCGCCTATGCCCGGGCAGAGCACTGGGAAGAGCGCGTCAGGATGATGCAATGGTGGGCCGATTATCTGGATGAACTCGAGAGCAAAAACTCGCTGGTGGTCTCAATCGGGGGACGCGAGGCAAGCCTGCTGTCCATACATCCTCGCGAGGGTCTAGTTTGGAAGCCAACAGCGACGGTTCGCCAAACGACGAGACGAACCTCCAATCTCCGAAAATCACACTGA
- a CDS encoding patatin-like phospholipase family protein has translation MEVFGVFEGGGAKGLAHVGALRAAEQRGFRFRAVAGTSIGAMIAALVAAGFKSDDLFRVTEAGERGLLSDNLELKFMDEAEYSRVLRLRRHLETLLRQPEPGFRTYIWEHVASRLWLSWGVAVAAANFSALPLAMHSKVLGDLWWEAGAVGTGRLRAWIDETIRVKLGLPAGTSVRFQDLPIDLRVVATDLTRNDMQIFGRDRTPDTPVADAVTASMAYPLFFKPVLFDGAVYVDGGLASNGPAWVLDDLRDMADARIPTFAFRLLDPLPSALPKRSRRRWLGRTLRKCLESAPKASTRRPKLGPLARRFVTSSLNSRSFLETRRIDEFHLIELSAQLNTLDFDAVNANKAATVEHGARGVSEYLSRKIGPRDPVLMEKALRAFAGMVKEHTYDDGVVRAYVLQPTSELVGRVVYAAMLEGEADDSLAMGLDTRSQALCLRLREPVLMRANSLPTEDLTRTATKYLHAARPADVTHVLCVPIFPMHSAWTENIPESRPPPLAALCFDFRRPGGEHLLLDPRMEDMVSAIAQALGDFWTSMPLSDVECLPEQAGTPSQNWVQLGGTAGFYVSGRKVRACPELAIAEQISRTVARVGGDAELFPITSLPDGPALRDEALLHGDPTQA, from the coding sequence ATGGAGGTTTTCGGGGTTTTTGAAGGCGGCGGAGCAAAGGGTTTGGCTCACGTCGGTGCGTTGCGTGCCGCCGAGCAGCGCGGATTCCGCTTTCGAGCCGTCGCGGGAACATCGATCGGAGCAATGATAGCCGCCCTGGTCGCGGCCGGATTCAAGTCCGATGACCTGTTTCGCGTTACCGAGGCTGGCGAGCGCGGATTGCTTTCGGACAACCTCGAACTTAAGTTCATGGACGAGGCCGAGTACTCGCGCGTCCTTCGCCTTCGAAGGCATCTGGAAACGCTTCTGCGCCAACCCGAGCCTGGTTTCCGCACGTACATCTGGGAGCACGTCGCATCCCGTCTATGGTTGAGCTGGGGCGTGGCAGTAGCAGCTGCGAACTTTTCCGCCTTACCCCTGGCAATGCATAGTAAGGTATTGGGCGACCTCTGGTGGGAAGCGGGCGCGGTCGGAACCGGGCGGCTCCGCGCATGGATCGACGAGACTATCAGGGTAAAGCTCGGCCTGCCTGCGGGCACCTCCGTGCGTTTTCAGGATCTGCCTATAGATTTGCGTGTCGTTGCGACCGATCTCACGCGCAATGACATGCAGATATTCGGGCGCGACAGAACGCCGGATACCCCCGTGGCAGATGCCGTCACCGCCTCGATGGCCTATCCTCTCTTCTTCAAGCCGGTGCTGTTCGACGGGGCTGTCTACGTGGACGGCGGACTTGCCTCGAACGGACCTGCTTGGGTCCTGGACGACCTGCGGGACATGGCTGACGCGAGAATTCCTACGTTCGCCTTCCGGCTGCTCGACCCGTTACCCTCGGCGCTGCCGAAACGGTCGAGGCGACGATGGCTGGGCAGGACGCTGCGGAAGTGTCTCGAGAGTGCCCCGAAGGCATCGACGAGGCGTCCGAAGCTCGGGCCATTGGCACGGCGGTTCGTGACTTCCTCGCTCAACAGCCGTTCGTTTCTTGAGACACGTAGAATAGACGAGTTCCACCTGATCGAACTCAGCGCCCAGCTGAACACGCTAGATTTCGATGCTGTGAATGCCAATAAGGCTGCGACGGTCGAGCATGGGGCCCGTGGCGTATCGGAGTATCTGTCCCGGAAGATCGGACCGCGTGATCCTGTCCTGATGGAGAAGGCCCTCCGGGCGTTCGCCGGGATGGTGAAGGAGCACACCTATGACGACGGCGTGGTCCGCGCGTACGTTCTGCAGCCCACTAGCGAGCTCGTCGGGAGAGTCGTGTACGCAGCAATGCTGGAGGGGGAAGCAGACGATTCCCTCGCAATGGGGCTGGACACACGCTCCCAGGCGCTCTGCCTAAGGTTGAGGGAACCAGTTTTGATGAGAGCAAATTCGCTTCCCACCGAGGACCTCACAAGAACCGCGACGAAATACCTCCACGCTGCCCGACCTGCGGACGTCACGCATGTCCTTTGCGTCCCGATATTCCCAATGCATTCGGCGTGGACCGAAAACATACCAGAGAGCCGCCCGCCGCCCTTAGCGGCGCTGTGCTTCGACTTCCGTAGGCCAGGCGGCGAGCACCTTCTGCTGGATCCCAGAATGGAGGACATGGTCTCCGCCATTGCGCAGGCCCTCGGCGATTTCTGGACCAGCATGCCGCTGTCCGACGTCGAATGCCTGCCGGAACAAGCCGGAACACCCTCGCAAAACTGGGTGCAACTCGGCGGTACCGCGGGTTTCTATGTGTCTGGCAGAAAGGTACGCGCTTGCCCGGAACTCGCCATTGCCGAGCAGATTTCGAGAACGGTAGCGCGCGTTGGCGGAGACGCTGAACTCTTTCCGATCACCTCGCTGCCAGACGGTCCAGCATTGCGTGATGAAGCCTTATTGCACGGAGATCCCACCCAAGCCTAG
- a CDS encoding AAA family ATPase codes for MALNFVLAFSGGLGVGKSSLTNALHERLGWPRASFGDYVRKLASDNGRDWKDRAVLQQLGQALVLTNVEGFVDDVLAQAGDAPNVILDGVRHVEVLFTLREKLDDKVKLVYLEAPSDVRQERYMQREAVERRLLARYEQDITEAQIARILPQYADLIVDATLPLSFQVDKVADFAKKAAIAVKEAA; via the coding sequence ATGGCACTGAATTTCGTACTAGCGTTCTCAGGGGGACTTGGTGTCGGAAAGTCCTCGCTGACGAACGCCTTGCATGAACGGCTCGGCTGGCCACGCGCCAGTTTCGGCGACTACGTGCGCAAGCTTGCGTCGGACAACGGGCGGGACTGGAAAGACCGAGCGGTCCTCCAACAGCTGGGCCAAGCGCTAGTGCTGACCAACGTGGAAGGATTCGTTGACGATGTGCTCGCCCAGGCTGGGGACGCGCCGAACGTCATCCTCGACGGCGTACGCCACGTGGAAGTGCTGTTCACGCTCCGCGAGAAGCTCGACGACAAGGTTAAGCTCGTCTACCTCGAGGCGCCGAGTGACGTCAGGCAGGAACGGTACATGCAACGAGAGGCGGTCGAACGGAGGCTTCTCGCACGATACGAGCAGGACATTACCGAAGCGCAGATCGCTCGTATTCTTCCGCAATACGCTGACCTGATCGTCGACGCGACCTTGCCGTTATCCTTCCAGGTCGACAAGGTGGCCGACTTCGCAAAGAAGGCCGCCATAGCAGTCAAGGAGGCTGCGTAA
- a CDS encoding DUF4186 family protein produces MSELTDKLDAPLPSVKITCTSVACGEDLHCFLQKKRTGNLPHYGPCRACGAERVDWERAHRRDFGDIDILFTELRQEVIREHMWTKPFDNDAVRRASKVDRKTLLEKARKRLISSVGKPAGAWDSRQTKMEGNVIFYAQHATATCCRQCMHYWHGIDKNTHLTQQEVDYCLTLVERFLDARLPEIEKA; encoded by the coding sequence ATGAGCGAACTGACAGACAAACTTGATGCTCCGCTTCCTTCCGTAAAGATCACGTGCACTTCAGTGGCTTGCGGTGAAGACCTACATTGCTTTCTTCAGAAGAAGCGGACGGGGAACCTTCCGCACTATGGACCATGTCGCGCTTGTGGTGCGGAGCGAGTCGACTGGGAGAGGGCGCATCGTCGAGATTTCGGCGACATCGATATTCTTTTCACCGAACTTCGCCAGGAGGTAATCAGGGAGCATATGTGGACGAAGCCGTTCGACAACGACGCGGTCAGACGTGCCTCGAAGGTTGACCGAAAGACGCTCCTGGAGAAAGCCAGGAAGCGGCTGATCTCATCTGTCGGTAAGCCTGCTGGTGCCTGGGACAGCCGGCAGACAAAAATGGAAGGCAACGTCATCTTCTATGCACAGCATGCGACCGCGACCTGCTGTCGGCAGTGCATGCACTACTGGCACGGGATCGACAAGAACACGCATCTCACTCAGCAGGAAGTAGACTACTGCCTTACCCTCGTCGAGCGTTTCTTGGATGCTCGTCTACCCGAGATCGAGAAAGCCTGA
- a CDS encoding XRE family transcriptional regulator, with the protein MIATENQYRVTSRKLDKLRRVLEDLEDASVLDSVFVTAQALTLSETVQELEEQLAEYEALRSGNVAEIPVDSLADLPKALIKARVARGFSQSDLAGMLGLRPQQIQRWESEEYASVSFASLARIANVLKLDTRQNVLLDDRPAYDPKELRRALMDAGLPASVLDTRILPRRLATRLDMFIDEVDARLRKLFAFGIREVLSHREFAPTALQFKLPASANQVRTRAYAAYLDGLCSIVAKAVRRKPSPLPGSIEDMHAQLFFYGLSLQSAVEACWEMGIGVIALDDRIAFNGACWRRNGRAVIVLRNTGDEESRALFDLIHELYHLIATEGDFALIEAEETSGERRESIEEQRANRFAAEVLTEGRLATIISEFLQRSNGQVSRLSEAAIEIANEENIPVGILANLFAAHVDKESSNRSWWAAARNLQEPGDPWRTVRDTFIRNAELDRLDRVETDLINQMLETSDERTDRQT; encoded by the coding sequence ATGATTGCGACAGAGAACCAGTACAGGGTTACATCCCGCAAGCTCGACAAGCTTCGTCGCGTGCTCGAAGACCTTGAGGACGCTTCGGTCCTGGACTCTGTTTTTGTGACTGCCCAGGCCCTCACTCTGTCTGAGACCGTTCAGGAACTCGAGGAGCAACTTGCCGAGTACGAAGCGCTGAGATCGGGCAACGTAGCAGAGATACCCGTAGACAGCCTGGCAGATCTCCCCAAGGCGCTGATAAAGGCGCGAGTCGCTCGCGGGTTCAGTCAATCCGATCTCGCCGGAATGCTCGGATTGCGTCCCCAGCAAATCCAGCGCTGGGAATCGGAGGAGTACGCCTCCGTGTCGTTCGCGTCGCTTGCTCGCATCGCCAATGTCTTGAAGCTCGATACGAGGCAGAACGTCCTTCTGGATGACAGGCCGGCGTATGATCCCAAGGAACTGCGGCGAGCCCTGATGGATGCGGGGCTGCCAGCCTCTGTACTCGACACAAGAATCCTGCCCCGACGGCTGGCGACGCGGCTCGACATGTTCATAGACGAAGTGGACGCAAGGCTTCGGAAGCTTTTCGCCTTCGGCATTCGGGAGGTGCTCAGCCACCGGGAATTCGCGCCCACGGCGCTTCAGTTCAAACTTCCCGCTTCGGCCAATCAGGTTCGTACGCGCGCATACGCGGCGTACTTGGACGGTTTGTGCTCGATCGTGGCCAAGGCCGTCAGGCGAAAGCCATCGCCGCTCCCGGGCTCCATAGAGGACATGCACGCTCAACTGTTCTTCTACGGACTATCGTTGCAGTCCGCAGTGGAGGCGTGTTGGGAAATGGGAATTGGGGTCATTGCCCTCGACGACAGGATCGCATTCAACGGAGCCTGCTGGCGACGCAACGGGCGGGCCGTGATCGTCCTCCGGAATACCGGGGACGAAGAGTCTCGGGCGCTGTTCGACCTTATTCACGAGCTCTATCACCTTATTGCGACTGAAGGCGACTTCGCACTGATCGAAGCCGAAGAGACGTCCGGCGAGCGGAGAGAATCAATAGAGGAGCAGAGAGCCAACCGGTTTGCAGCGGAGGTCCTAACGGAAGGACGCCTGGCAACCATAATCTCGGAGTTCCTCCAGCGATCGAACGGCCAGGTTAGCCGCCTTAGCGAAGCTGCGATCGAGATCGCGAACGAGGAGAACATTCCGGTTGGGATTCTGGCCAACCTGTTCGCTGCACATGTCGACAAGGAAAGTAGCAACAGGAGCTGGTGGGCCGCCGCCCGGAACCTGCAAGAGCCGGGCGATCCCTGGAGAACCGTGCGCGACACTTTCATCCGCAACGCCGAACTCGACCGGTTGGACCGTGTCGAAACAGACCTGATCAACCAGATGCTGGAGACATCCGATGAGCGAACTGACAGACAAACTTGA
- a CDS encoding TIR domain-containing protein, with product MAYRNKTYICFDGDTDMRYYRLMTAWAENEKFTFDFHNAHDLNTARDTSQEESIKRQLRERFANSKLLIVLIGEKTKLLTKFVKWEMEVALKLDLPIIGVNLNGVRHRDDRCPPAIRESLAIYVPFGVKIVEYAMTNWPDSHTEHRKEGETGPYYYTDQTYKNLGL from the coding sequence ATGGCGTACAGGAATAAGACTTATATCTGCTTCGACGGCGATACAGACATGCGTTACTATCGCCTCATGACGGCATGGGCGGAGAATGAGAAATTCACGTTCGATTTCCACAACGCGCATGACCTAAATACGGCGCGAGATACAAGCCAAGAAGAAAGCATTAAGCGCCAACTTCGCGAGCGCTTCGCTAATTCAAAGCTGCTGATCGTCCTCATCGGCGAAAAGACAAAACTGCTGACGAAGTTCGTTAAGTGGGAAATGGAAGTCGCGCTGAAGCTTGACCTGCCAATCATCGGGGTAAATCTAAATGGCGTCCGGCATCGCGACGACCGTTGCCCGCCAGCAATTCGGGAGAGCTTGGCGATCTACGTCCCATTTGGGGTCAAGATCGTAGAGTATGCCATGACTAATTGGCCAGACAGTCACACCGAACATCGAAAAGAGGGAGAAACCGGTCCGTATTACTACACCGACCAAACCTACAAAAACCTCGGACTGTAA
- a CDS encoding macro domain-containing protein yields MKYFFDSIRTWSYWRYAILSVNGLARILAVLGGIYLLLEMLDFFSMYTRDKYSAYSFFVVLGFAVVAALLSRRPVSRISYRIPKKDFSYEVLIGDLLESPATNIVISTNTTFDTDIASGLINPDSLQGKFTNKYFLGNTVELDKHLTMSLKGMAFEEHSAGKGKNRRYPVGTVAKVSTHGKTFYLSAMAELNEEGTAKSTPKMLDEALEALWQFVATKGELGDTAIGLIGTGRGRVGLPRKKVIEKIAQSFADASYDKVFSNKLSIVVFPGDAERFGVNLFEVRDYLSQSLQV; encoded by the coding sequence GTGAAGTATTTTTTCGACTCAATCCGAACTTGGTCGTATTGGCGGTATGCAATCCTGTCAGTTAACGGGCTAGCGAGGATTCTCGCCGTTCTCGGGGGAATATATCTTCTGCTGGAAATGCTGGATTTCTTCAGCATGTACACACGAGACAAATACAGCGCCTACAGCTTCTTTGTGGTGTTGGGCTTCGCTGTGGTGGCTGCCCTTCTTTCTAGGCGGCCAGTATCTCGAATTTCTTATCGCATTCCAAAAAAGGATTTTAGCTACGAGGTTCTTATCGGAGATCTTTTGGAATCGCCCGCCACCAACATAGTCATCAGCACCAACACGACGTTCGACACCGACATAGCCAGCGGCCTGATCAATCCGGACAGCTTGCAGGGTAAGTTCACGAACAAGTATTTTTTGGGGAACACGGTTGAGTTGGACAAGCATCTGACGATGTCCCTCAAAGGAATGGCTTTCGAAGAGCACTCGGCTGGCAAGGGGAAGAACCGTAGATATCCCGTTGGGACGGTCGCAAAGGTCAGCACGCACGGAAAGACGTTCTACCTCTCGGCGATGGCCGAACTAAATGAGGAAGGTACTGCCAAGTCGACGCCCAAAATGCTCGATGAGGCGCTTGAGGCTCTTTGGCAATTCGTCGCTACGAAGGGCGAGCTTGGCGATACTGCGATCGGTTTGATCGGGACCGGTCGCGGTCGCGTTGGATTGCCGAGAAAGAAGGTGATCGAGAAGATCGCGCAATCCTTTGCGGATGCTTCGTACGACAAGGTATTTTCAAATAAACTGTCGATCGTAGTCTTCCCTGGTGATGCCGAGCGATTTGGCGTCAATCTCTTTGAGGTTCGCGACTACCTTTCTCAGAGCCTGCAGGTCTAA